In the genome of Microcoleus vaginatus PCC 9802, the window TCGGCGGCGGTCAAATCGATCCGACTCGCCCGTACCGCTGCTATTTGAAACCAGAAATGCGGTTGATGGCTGACCACCAACTCTCGCCGCTGAGCACTCACTATTTTGGCCGCCAGCACTCCCAAAATTCTGCAGCCGCACCTGCCAACACTCCCTACATCGATATCTTTTTCTACGACGGCCCGATCTCGCGGGATATGGGCTTCAATGACGTTCTCAGCAGCAGCCACCACTTAGCCGGGCGCTTGGGTCAAGCAGTACGGGGAGACCACCGCCCGGCTCAATTAATCTGCGTGGCGACGGACGGCGAAACTTTCGGCCACCACAAAAACAGTACCGAAAAATGCCTCGCCTACGCCTTCACAGAAGAGTTTCCCCGCCGCGGCTGGACGGTGACGAATTTTGCTCATTATTTAAGTCAAAATCCGAGCGCTTGGGAAGTGGAACTCAAACCCGTGACGGCATGGAGTTGCTCTCACGGGGTCGATCGCTGGCAAGATGATTGCGGCTGCGGTGGTGGCGGCGGATGGCACCTCAAATGGCGCCGCCCTCTGCGGGATACTCTCAATTGGCTGCGCGATCGACTGATTCCGATTTACGAAGAAGCGGGGCGCAAGCTGTTGAGCGATCCCTGGAAAGCCAGAGATGAATATATTGAGGTTATCCGGGATCGATCGCCCGCTAAGGTTGACAGTTTCCTTCAACGCCATCAAGTTCGCCCCCTCGACGACGCCGAACAGGTGGACGCCCTGCGACTGCTGGAAATGCAGCGCCACGCCCTGTTAATGTTCACTAGCTGCGGCTGGTTTTTTGAAGAAATCTCGCGGCCAGAAGGCGTGCAAATTCTGCGCTACGCGGCCCGGGCGCTGGAATTGGCGGGGGAAGTTACCGGCATCCAGCTAGAAAAGGATTTTGTGGCTCAACTAGCCCTCGTACCCAGCAACGTTGACTGTTTTAAAACAGGGGCAGAAGTTTACCGCCAACTGGTGGTGACAGCTCAAATTAGTCTCCGACAAGTGGCCGCCCACTACGCAATCAGTTCTCTATTTGCCAAATTTCCCCGCGAAGAGCGAGTTTACTGCTATCAGGCCGAGCAGCAAGATTTCCAAATACAGCGCATGGGCTCGATGACTCTGGCTGTGGGTCAATTGCAGTTAACCTCGGAAATTACCCGGGAAACAGAGATTTTTGTGTTTGCTGCGTTGCACCTCGGCGGCTGGGACTTCCACTGCTGCATTCAGCCTTTTGGCAGCCGCCGGTCTTACACTATGCTCAAAGAGCGGTTGTTTGGAGTTATGCAAGAAGCTTCGGCGTCCCACGCAATTCTGGAAATGGTGCGGCTGTTTGGGGATCAGTCCTTTAGCTTGCGGGATTTATTTGCTGAGGAACGCCACCGGATCGTGCAGTTGCTGAGTCAGGAAAATTTGACTCGCTTGGATCAGCTTTACACTCAGGTTTACCGCGAAAATTACGGGGTGATAATGGCGTTCCACCGAGACGAGTTGCAGGTGCCGGTAGAGTTGCAGGTGGCTGCTGAGGTGGCTTTGGGACACCGCTGTTTGACCGCGGCCAAGGCCCTGGAAGTGGAAACGGAGGATGTGGAACCGCTGCTGGCCGAAATTGAGGCGATCGCCACTGAAAGCGGCCATCTCCGCTGTCGGTTGAACGTTCCCGAAGTCAAGGAAATTTTGGAAAAGATGGTTTGGCGATCGCTTAAGGCGCTGCTGCAACCCGGATCGGGCATGGAGGATCGCTCGCCTGTCAACTTAGAAACTGACATCCGCACGATCGAGCGTTTGATTGCGGTGGGCGATCGACTGAGTTTGGGTTTGTGTCTGGATCGATCACAGGAACTGTATTTCAATTCTCTGTACAGTCAAATTGTGCCTCTGTGTTTGGGCTGGCTGCAACTGCAAGATGTCTCGGCGGGCGACAGTGTGGTCGCTGCCGTTGCCTTGGGGATTGCAGGTTCCGGCGCCGGCTGGGACTTGCCTTCGATCCGGCAGTTGCTGGAGTTGGGTCAAACCTTGGCCGTTGATGTTGAGTGTTGGTTAAATCAGTTAAGTTAATCGTTTCTCGATTAGCCGGCATCAATTCCCGCCCTTGAGAATCCGCCCGATCGCAGTTTAAATCTCGATCGGGCCTGCCGGTTCAACCGAGAATGGATCAACATTTCGGCTGACGTGGATCGCGGCTGGGGATCGAAGCAGCGACAGGGAACTGCCAACTTTGTTTAAGTTTTCGCTCTACTTGTGGGAAGATAAGAAGACTGTCGGCAAAGCCTACAAGTGTTAAGCACCCGTAAGCTTTGCAGAGTTTTGAAGAGAGAACACTAAATATAAGTCTATGAAAGTTGGCGATCGCGTTTGCATTAAAAACTCTGTTGTTGTCTACCACCATCCTGAAAATCGCAGTCAACCATTTGATATTAAGGGTATGGAAGGAGAAGTCGTGGCGATCGTTCACGAATGGCACGGCCGACCTGTCAGTGCTAATTGGCCGATTCTAGTACAATTTGACAAAAAATTTCGAGCTCACCTGAAAGAGGATGAGGTCGAATTGATATCTTCGGAAGTCTAGCTGTCTCCAAAGTAGAAGCCGGAGCCCAAAGACAATATCAAATCCCGTCAGTCGATTTTAGATTTTAGATTTTAGATTTTAGATTTACTCCACAGATGAATCTGGAAGCTTGAACTAAGGTCTAAAATTTTGCGCTGATCACGACTTCTGTGGGAAAGCAAGTATCCGTTTTTGGGCGGGAGTCATATAGCTGTTGTACAGTTTGTAGTGAGGACTTCAGTTTTTTCTGTAGCTTTTAGTCGCTCGGCGGGGATAAAGTCCTTACTACAAACCATCTTTTTTATTTAACCCTTAATTTTTCGACCGTCCCCGGCTAAACCAACCTAAAATATTCCAATCTCCCTGCATTTTCTGCAATTCCTGCTGATGCTGCTTGGCTGTAGCGTAATACCACTGGCAGTGAAGTTCTAGTTCTTGACGGTACTTAATTTCTTCGTAAAACTCGCGGACAATTTGGTGTCTCTGAAAAATTTCGGCCGCGGGAGTCGGTTCTGGGGCAATGTTTTGCAACTCGTGGGGCAGCATGATTATTTGGGGGCGAGTGTGGCAAATCTTGGCTGTGATTGCTC includes:
- a CDS encoding DUF3536 domain-containing protein; protein product: MISISTTQSDVLPLSSPTLTAATQSSAAAATGVCVTVHGHFYQPPRENPYLDAIERQASASPSHDWNERIDKECYRPNAFARILNDRGEVAGIVNNYEYMSFNIGPTLMSWLERYDPEVYQRILEADRKSCKRLNGHGNAIAQVYNHIIMPLANERDKYTQIRWGIADFRSRFNRDPEGMWLAETAVDYATLEVLVAEGIRFIVLAPSQAERCRPLIGQNHEGQPAENSEWHEVGGGQIDPTRPYRCYLKPEMRLMADHQLSPLSTHYFGRQHSQNSAAAPANTPYIDIFFYDGPISRDMGFNDVLSSSHHLAGRLGQAVRGDHRPAQLICVATDGETFGHHKNSTEKCLAYAFTEEFPRRGWTVTNFAHYLSQNPSAWEVELKPVTAWSCSHGVDRWQDDCGCGGGGGWHLKWRRPLRDTLNWLRDRLIPIYEEAGRKLLSDPWKARDEYIEVIRDRSPAKVDSFLQRHQVRPLDDAEQVDALRLLEMQRHALLMFTSCGWFFEEISRPEGVQILRYAARALELAGEVTGIQLEKDFVAQLALVPSNVDCFKTGAEVYRQLVVTAQISLRQVAAHYAISSLFAKFPREERVYCYQAEQQDFQIQRMGSMTLAVGQLQLTSEITRETEIFVFAALHLGGWDFHCCIQPFGSRRSYTMLKERLFGVMQEASASHAILEMVRLFGDQSFSLRDLFAEERHRIVQLLSQENLTRLDQLYTQVYRENYGVIMAFHRDELQVPVELQVAAEVALGHRCLTAAKALEVETEDVEPLLAEIEAIATESGHLRCRLNVPEVKEILEKMVWRSLKALLQPGSGMEDRSPVNLETDIRTIERLIAVGDRLSLGLCLDRSQELYFNSLYSQIVPLCLGWLQLQDVSAGDSVVAAVALGIAGSGAGWDLPSIRQLLELGQTLAVDVECWLNQLS
- a CDS encoding ferredoxin--nitrite reductase; this encodes MKVGDRVCIKNSVVVYHHPENRSQPFDIKGMEGEVVAIVHEWHGRPVSANWPILVQFDKKFRAHLKEDEVELISSEV